One segment of Ipomoea triloba cultivar NCNSP0323 chromosome 12, ASM357664v1 DNA contains the following:
- the LOC115999396 gene encoding uncharacterized protein LOC115999396 produces MAPSGRRVEPRGTPTEELLAQNLQQLTQLTQTLGNALLNNQRGGPDVAKIIAGHRPPFFTGKEDPLVLEDWIRTFDKMFEAVECPEERRVEIATFYFQQEADNWWSMMGPMYQQQGEFQWTDLNARMRDHFYPEHVKSAKYEEFLHLRQGTTSVQDYYAKYLELARFAPALAPNEPSKARKFVNGLNFETQKAVCVFECQTLGEAYNRAARHYRVQQMQKEVREKGKRKFEGSSRGGEKNSKMSQGEVIRDYQRSGIPRPRRDFPTQSTGMTSRGWMKERHFYCKRCGKDHPGVDCIGMPVECFNCGKKGHRSFECQTSRREGSFRPSQSQEKTQQSGIQVKARNGVNMANSNIESTSKAPTSRSGPQQGRIFVMSKAQADVSDVVAGTFLLRDIPAYVLFDSGASHSFISSRFVEKLKLVPSSQVQFKVNLASGKVVTCSNVFENIPINIEGESFPCTLIQFGLDDFDIILGMDWLGKYRAKIFCSQQKVVLRNPKGKRVSYKGVASRPEVRLVSLAKMRKYVEKRCEVFLCMVEDLNXSASPSWNN; encoded by the coding sequence ATGGCTCCGTCTGGAAGGAGAGTCGAACCTCGTGGAACTCCTACCGAGGAACTGCTAGCGCAGAATTTGCAGCAATTGACCCAATTGACTCAAACTTTGGGAAATGCGCTTCTCAATAATCAACGGGGAGGGCCAGATGTGGCTAAGATCATAGCTGGGCATCGTCCGCCATTCTTCACTGGTAAGGAAGATCCACTAGTGTTAGAAGATTGGATAAGGACTTTCGACAAAATGTTTGAGGCTGTAGAATGTCCTGAAGAAAGGAGGGTGGAGATAGCTACATTCTATTTCCAGCAAGAAGCTGACAATTGGTGGAGTATGATgggacccatgtatcaacaacaAGGAGAATTTCAATGGACTGACCTTAATGCTCGAATGCGGGATCATTTTTATCCCGAGCATGTTAAGTCCGCTAAGTACGAGGAATTTCTACATCTACGTCAAGGGACGACATCTGTTCAAGACTACTATGCTAAGTATCTTGAGCTGGCACGATTTGCCCCTGCCTTAGCCCCGAATGAGCCAAGCAAGGCTAGGAAGTTTGTAAATGGATTAAATTTTGAGACTCAAAAAGCTGTTTGTGTGTTTGAGTGTCAGACTCTTGGAGAGGCTTATAACCGGGCTGCCAGACATTATCGAGTCCAGCAGATGCAGAAGGAGGTTCGTGAGAAGGGTAAGAGGAAATTTGAAGGTAGTAGCAGAGGGGGAGAGAAGAACTCTAAGATGAGTCAAGGAGAGGTTATTCGGGATTACCAAAGAAGTGGGATTCCCAGACCTAGGAGGGATTTCCCAACTCAAAGTACGGGGATGACTAGTAGAGGATGGATGAAGGAGAGGCATTTCTACTGTAAAAGATGTGGGAAGGATCATCCCGGTGTCGATTGTATAGGGATGCCGGTAGAGTGCTTCAATTGTGGGAAGAAGGGCCATCGCTCATTTGAATGTCAAACTAGCAGGAGGGAAGGGTCATTCCGTCCTAGCCAGAGTCAAGAAAAGACCCAACAATCTGGAATACAAGTGAAGGCTAGGAATGGAGTGAACATGGCAAATAGTAACATTGAGAGCACAAGCAAGGCACCAACTAGCAGGAGTGGACCCCAGCAAGGGAGGATCTTTGTGATGAGTAAAGCTCAGGCGGATGTGAGCGATGTGGTGGCAGGTACTTTTCTGCTTCGTGATATACCTGCTTATGTATTATTTGACTCTGGAGcatctcattcttttatatccTCAAGGTTTGTAGAGAAATTAAAGTTAGTACCTAGTTCCcaagtacaatttaaagtgaACCTTGCATCGGGGAAGGTGGTGACCTGTAGTAATGTTTTTGAGAATATACCTATAAATATAGAAGGGGAAAGTTTCCCTTGTACCTTAATACAGTTTGGGTTAGACGACTTTGATATAATATTAGGGATGGATTGGTTAGGAAAATATAGGGCTAAGATCTTTTGTAGTCAACAAAAAGTGGTACTGAGGAACCCAAAAGGAAAACGTGTGTCCTATAAGGGAGTTGCAAGTCGGCCCGAGGTGAGATTGGTATCTTTGGCCAAGATGAGAAAGTATGTGGAAAAAAGGTGTGAAGTATTCTTATGCATGGTGGAAGATTTGAATGNatctgcttcccctagttggaataactag